A stretch of the Mycobacterium shigaense genome encodes the following:
- a CDS encoding xylulokinase, producing the protein MTSLANADIVRRAAVSLSGRLAIVAHSCLVGLDVGTSAVKAILIDTDGNRLADYTRPLALSRPSAGHVEQDPAAWIGGVLTALTEFEFGHDLSGLVGIGITSQVNTHVFIGADGETLMPAITWQDTRCAFDAAVLAAQVNAEQQQGWFGTPVLIDASHALARLAYVARVYPEVYAKTRHVLLPKDYCVMRLTGAVFSDTISAVRLANGQGYIDQLLDLVPRAQELLPSLRGFHHVAGRVREGMPCAGTPVVVGVMDAWAGMYGSGVLRDGEAMYQSGTSEILGIISPTVNPTRGVVVFPPYDNVVLHAAPTQSGGAALQWVSELLGRTPAQLSVLAAGAEPGPSVPLFLPHLEGERAPIWDAGSKGAFAGIGSQAGAAEMARSVMEGVAFSARWAFQALQQSANLDLSQANISGDGSRSDTWCQIRADALGFPLRRSAVENAAVLGAALLAGVGTQTVRCMSDAVRQLVRFDRTFEPRIAYREYYDEKFAGFQKLYYALRHIRKGTAAEAFSE; encoded by the coding sequence ATGACGTCTTTAGCCAATGCCGACATCGTGAGAAGAGCAGCGGTGAGCCTTTCTGGCAGACTGGCAATTGTGGCACACAGCTGTCTGGTCGGCCTTGACGTCGGAACAAGTGCCGTCAAGGCGATACTGATCGATACCGATGGGAACCGGCTGGCCGATTACACACGCCCACTGGCGTTGTCGCGCCCCTCGGCGGGCCACGTCGAGCAGGATCCAGCCGCTTGGATTGGCGGGGTGCTGACTGCGCTGACGGAATTTGAGTTCGGGCACGACCTTTCCGGACTCGTGGGAATCGGCATCACATCGCAAGTGAACACGCATGTGTTCATCGGCGCAGACGGCGAGACTCTAATGCCCGCAATCACGTGGCAAGACACCCGCTGCGCATTCGACGCTGCGGTGCTCGCGGCGCAAGTCAACGCCGAGCAGCAACAAGGTTGGTTCGGCACTCCGGTTCTGATCGACGCCAGTCACGCGTTGGCTCGGTTGGCGTATGTCGCGCGCGTGTACCCGGAGGTCTACGCGAAGACTCGACATGTCCTGCTGCCGAAGGACTATTGCGTAATGCGGCTAACCGGGGCGGTGTTCTCCGACACTATCTCAGCGGTGCGCCTCGCCAATGGCCAAGGCTACATAGACCAGTTGCTTGACTTGGTGCCGCGAGCGCAGGAGTTGCTGCCATCGTTACGAGGCTTTCATCATGTGGCAGGACGGGTGCGTGAAGGGATGCCTTGCGCCGGAACGCCGGTAGTTGTAGGTGTTATGGACGCGTGGGCTGGTATGTATGGTTCCGGCGTGCTGCGCGACGGTGAAGCGATGTATCAAAGCGGTACGAGCGAGATCTTGGGTATCATCTCGCCTACCGTCAACCCCACGCGAGGCGTGGTCGTGTTTCCCCCTTATGACAACGTCGTCCTCCACGCTGCGCCTACCCAATCCGGAGGAGCCGCCCTGCAATGGGTTTCGGAGTTACTCGGCAGGACGCCAGCTCAGTTGTCGGTGCTGGCGGCAGGAGCCGAGCCGGGGCCGTCCGTACCGTTGTTCCTGCCGCACTTGGAGGGCGAGCGTGCGCCGATCTGGGATGCCGGGTCAAAGGGTGCGTTTGCGGGCATCGGTTCCCAGGCGGGAGCCGCCGAGATGGCACGCAGCGTGATGGAAGGGGTAGCCTTCTCGGCACGGTGGGCTTTCCAGGCGTTACAGCAGTCGGCGAATCTTGATCTGTCGCAGGCGAATATCAGCGGCGACGGCTCTCGATCAGATACCTGGTGTCAGATCCGCGCCGATGCTCTCGGCTTTCCGCTTCGGCGCAGTGCGGTGGAGAATGCCGCGGTTCTCGGTGCAGCCCTGTTGGCCGGCGTGGGCACCCAAACGGTTCGCTGCATGAGTGACGCTGTGCGACAGCTTGTCCGGTTCGACCGGACTTTCGAGCCGCGAATTGCCTATCGTGAGTACTACGACGAAAAGTTCGCAGGTTTTCAGAAGCTCTACTACGCGCTGCGCCACATTCGCAAAGGGACTGCGGCAGAGGCGTTCTCGGAATAA
- a CDS encoding xylulokinase, which produces MTPVSRSNIQDVTIGIDVGTTAVKAVAAAEDGRVVARARIPHQLRVPAPNRLEHDPDEAWRRGPLAALARLDQGPQVRAVAVAAMVPSLTAVDATGTALAPGLLYGNERGRVAGDQPLPALGEAAEFLRWTAAAAPGAAGYWPAPAVANHALAGEAVIDFATAATAYPLFGGTGWNAAACAAHGASVEQLPRVQNIGAAAGQVRRTGAVLGVGAIDAICEQLVAGADRDGEVVVMCGTTLIVWTTVAEARQVPGLWTIPHTRAGKSQIGGASNAGGLFLGWMDRVIGPGDPTGVATVDPRRVPVWAPYIRGERTPFYDPDRRAVLDGLDLTHGAAALRRAAYEASGFVVRQLLERSGAPVSRIVATGGGTRLRPWMQALADATGRPVEVSGVAEGAALGAAFLARMAAGLETTIDDAARWSSVGSVVDPDPAWAGPVEDRYRRFLELADRPSRPPGSTY; this is translated from the coding sequence GTGACGCCCGTGTCACGCTCGAACATTCAGGACGTCACAATCGGCATCGACGTCGGCACCACCGCGGTCAAAGCGGTTGCCGCGGCCGAGGACGGGCGTGTGGTGGCACGGGCACGGATTCCCCATCAGCTGCGGGTGCCCGCCCCCAACCGGCTGGAGCACGACCCCGACGAAGCGTGGCGGCGGGGCCCGTTGGCCGCCCTGGCCCGACTGGACCAAGGGCCTCAGGTGCGCGCGGTGGCAGTCGCGGCCATGGTCCCGTCGCTGACCGCAGTCGATGCCACCGGCACGGCGCTGGCGCCGGGCCTGCTGTACGGCAATGAGCGCGGCCGCGTCGCCGGTGATCAGCCCCTTCCCGCGCTGGGTGAGGCCGCGGAGTTTTTGCGCTGGACGGCCGCCGCGGCGCCCGGCGCCGCCGGTTACTGGCCGGCACCCGCGGTTGCCAACCACGCCCTGGCGGGCGAGGCGGTGATCGACTTCGCCACCGCCGCCACGGCCTATCCCCTGTTCGGCGGGACGGGCTGGAACGCGGCGGCGTGCGCCGCGCACGGCGCGAGCGTCGAGCAGCTGCCCCGGGTGCAGAACATCGGCGCCGCCGCCGGGCAGGTGCGCCGGACCGGCGCCGTGCTGGGCGTCGGGGCCATCGACGCGATCTGCGAGCAGCTGGTGGCCGGCGCCGACCGCGACGGCGAGGTGGTGGTGATGTGCGGCACCACCCTGATCGTGTGGACCACCGTCGCCGAGGCCCGTCAGGTGCCGGGGCTGTGGACCATCCCGCACACCAGGGCCGGCAAGAGCCAGATCGGCGGCGCCAGCAATGCCGGGGGACTGTTCCTCGGCTGGATGGATCGCGTGATCGGCCCGGGCGACCCCACTGGCGTTGCCACGGTCGACCCGCGCCGGGTGCCGGTGTGGGCGCCCTACATTCGCGGCGAGCGCACGCCGTTTTACGACCCGGACCGCCGGGCCGTGCTGGACGGCCTCGACCTCACCCACGGCGCCGCCGCGCTGCGGCGGGCCGCCTACGAGGCGTCCGGCTTCGTGGTCCGTCAGCTCCTGGAGCGCAGCGGTGCCCCGGTGTCGCGCATCGTGGCCACCGGTGGCGGTACCCGCCTGCGGCCGTGGATGCAGGCCCTCGCCGATGCCACGGGCCGGCCGGTGGAGGTCTCCGGTGTCGCTGAGGGAGCCGCGCTGGGGGCGGCCTTCCTGGCCCGGATGGCCGCCGGCCTGGAGACGACGATCGACGACGCCGCGCGGTGGAGTTCTGTCGGGTCTGTCGTCGATCCCGATCCCGCCTGGGCGGGCCCGGTCGAGGACCGCTATCGGCGCTTCCTGGAGCTGGCGGACCGGCCGTCGCGACCACCCGGTTCGACGTACTAG
- a CDS encoding MBL fold metallo-hydrolase, which translates to MTRIVEFQFALGTKSFAHTPAAAWRDNADLLVPDFYVPDTDHWRIAVQSWVVEVDGLIVVVDTGVGNDRERPHMPPLDHLNTGFLAAWESAGIDPGDVDVVINTHIHSDHVGWNTMLDSNSQSGWVPTFPNARYLAAAADYRYFAPDGPVAQHSPRTEAEAAQQRGDQLVFADSVTPVEEAGQLVQWSDDYQISPSLRLRPAPGHTPGSSVLWLDAGQPAVFVGDLTHSPLQVRRPEDSCAFDVDAAAATVTRRRIFTEAVDAQATVIPAHYPGHGGATIRAVGDRFDVDDWLEVESL; encoded by the coding sequence GTGACACGCATCGTGGAATTCCAATTCGCGCTGGGGACAAAGTCTTTCGCCCACACCCCGGCGGCGGCATGGCGGGACAATGCCGACCTGCTGGTGCCGGACTTCTACGTCCCCGACACCGATCACTGGCGCATCGCGGTGCAGAGCTGGGTCGTGGAGGTCGACGGGCTGATCGTCGTCGTGGACACCGGTGTCGGCAACGATCGGGAACGCCCACACATGCCGCCGCTGGATCATCTGAACACCGGATTCCTCGCCGCGTGGGAGTCGGCCGGTATCGATCCCGGCGACGTGGACGTGGTGATCAACACCCACATCCACTCCGACCATGTCGGGTGGAACACCATGCTGGACAGCAACTCTCAGAGCGGCTGGGTGCCGACCTTTCCCAATGCCCGATACCTCGCGGCCGCAGCCGATTACCGCTACTTCGCGCCGGACGGGCCGGTGGCGCAGCACTCGCCGCGCACCGAGGCCGAGGCGGCTCAGCAGCGCGGCGACCAGCTGGTGTTCGCCGACAGCGTCACGCCCGTCGAGGAGGCCGGGCAGCTCGTTCAATGGTCGGACGACTATCAGATCAGCCCGTCGCTGCGGCTGCGGCCCGCACCCGGACACACGCCGGGCTCGTCGGTGCTGTGGCTGGATGCCGGTCAACCCGCCGTGTTCGTGGGCGACCTCACGCACAGCCCACTGCAGGTGCGCCGCCCGGAAGACTCCTGCGCCTTCGACGTCGACGCCGCCGCGGCGACGGTCACCCGCCGCCGGATCTTCACCGAAGCGGTGGACGCGCAGGCAACGGTGATACCCGCGCACTACCCCGGTCACGGCGGTGCCACGATCCGTGCCGTCGGAGACCGATTCGACGTCGACGACTGGCTGGAGGTCGAATCCCTATGA
- a CDS encoding class I SAM-dependent methyltransferase — protein MTRTDHDTWDLASSVGATATWVAACRALASKQSGALIDDRFADPLVRAVGAEFFVKVLDGEITDDTGGLDPDADPDVEFNLQRMVDMMAVRTRYFDDFFTEATAAGVHQVVILASGLDSRLYRLAWPEGTVVYEVDQPAVVEFKSAALSNLGAKPTAERRTVAVDLRDDWQNALRQAGFDESRPSAWSAEGLLMYLPPDAQDRLFDVITALSAPGSRLATEYHRDGIPLLEKRAKAMAKRWGRYGFNTDVSTLVYHGERTPAADYLSARDWQISACTRADQFVDAGLPVPPGKSLEALQNQVSVIAVKQ, from the coding sequence ATGACGCGTACCGACCATGACACGTGGGACCTGGCGTCCAGCGTGGGGGCGACCGCAACATGGGTGGCCGCCTGCCGGGCGTTAGCCAGCAAGCAGTCCGGCGCCCTGATCGACGATCGCTTCGCCGACCCGCTGGTTCGCGCGGTAGGCGCGGAATTCTTCGTCAAAGTGCTCGACGGCGAAATCACCGACGACACAGGCGGATTGGACCCCGACGCGGACCCCGATGTCGAGTTCAACCTACAACGGATGGTCGACATGATGGCCGTGCGCACCCGGTATTTCGACGACTTCTTCACCGAGGCAACCGCTGCCGGTGTTCACCAGGTCGTGATCCTGGCCTCCGGCCTGGATTCACGGCTCTACCGACTGGCCTGGCCCGAGGGCACCGTCGTGTACGAGGTCGACCAGCCGGCGGTGGTCGAGTTCAAGAGCGCCGCGCTGTCGAACCTGGGTGCAAAGCCCACCGCCGAGCGCCGGACCGTCGCGGTCGACTTGCGTGACGACTGGCAGAACGCGTTGCGGCAGGCCGGTTTCGACGAGTCACGACCGAGTGCGTGGAGCGCCGAGGGCCTGCTGATGTACCTGCCCCCGGACGCCCAGGATCGGCTGTTCGACGTGATCACCGCGCTCAGCGCCCCGGGCAGCCGGCTGGCCACCGAGTACCACCGCGACGGGATCCCGTTATTGGAGAAGCGCGCCAAGGCCATGGCAAAGCGCTGGGGACGGTACGGCTTCAACACCGACGTGTCCACGCTGGTGTATCACGGCGAGCGCACTCCAGCGGCCGACTACCTGAGCGCCCGTGACTGGCAGATCTCGGCGTGCACCCGCGCCGATCAGTTCGTCGACGCCGGGCTGCCCGTGCCGCCGGGCAAAAGCCTCGAGGCGCTGCAGAACCAGGTCTCGGTCATCGCCGTCAAGCAGTAA
- a CDS encoding NAD(P)-dependent oxidoreductase → MTSRPRALVTAPLRGPGFAKLRQLADVVYDPWISELDQTPLRIYSAEQLAERVSAEAADVVVVESDSVRGPVFDLSLRAIASTRGDPNNVDVAGATAARIPVLNTPGRNADAVAEMAVALLLAATRHLLSADADVRGGNIFRDGVIPYQRFRGWEIAGRTAGLVGLGAVGRACKWRLAGLGLRVIACDPYSDEAEHSLDDLLTEADVVSLHAPVTDDTTGMIGAEQFAAMRDGVVFLNTARAQLHDTDALVEALRSGKVAAAGLDHFAGEWLPTDHPLAGMPNVVLTPHIGGATWDTEARQAQMVADDLEALLSGKTPAHIVNPEVPGS, encoded by the coding sequence GTGACGTCAAGACCGCGTGCCCTGGTGACCGCCCCGTTGCGCGGTCCGGGGTTCGCCAAACTGCGGCAGCTCGCCGACGTGGTGTATGACCCCTGGATAAGTGAGCTCGACCAAACTCCGCTGCGCATCTACAGCGCCGAACAGCTTGCCGAACGGGTCAGTGCCGAGGCCGCCGATGTCGTTGTGGTGGAAAGCGATTCGGTGCGCGGACCGGTCTTCGATCTGAGCCTGCGCGCGATCGCGTCCACCCGTGGCGACCCGAACAACGTCGACGTCGCCGGAGCGACCGCGGCGAGAATCCCGGTGCTGAACACGCCGGGCCGCAATGCCGACGCGGTTGCCGAGATGGCGGTCGCCCTGCTGCTGGCGGCCACCCGTCACCTGCTGAGCGCGGACGCGGATGTGCGTGGCGGCAACATCTTTCGCGACGGCGTCATTCCCTACCAGCGGTTCCGGGGTTGGGAGATCGCCGGGCGCACCGCCGGGCTGGTGGGCCTGGGCGCCGTCGGACGCGCGTGCAAGTGGCGGCTGGCCGGGCTGGGCCTGCGGGTCATCGCCTGCGACCCGTACAGCGACGAAGCCGAGCACAGCCTCGACGACCTGTTGACCGAGGCCGACGTCGTCTCCCTGCACGCGCCGGTCACCGACGACACCACCGGCATGATCGGCGCCGAGCAGTTCGCGGCCATGCGCGACGGCGTGGTCTTCCTCAACACGGCTCGCGCCCAGCTGCACGACACCGACGCACTGGTCGAGGCGCTGCGCTCCGGGAAGGTGGCCGCGGCCGGCCTGGACCATTTCGCCGGCGAGTGGCTGCCGACCGATCACCCGCTGGCGGGCATGCCCAATGTCGTCCTGACGCCGCACATCGGCGGAGCGACCTGGGACACTGAGGCACGGCAGGCACAGATGGTCGCCGACGATCTGGAAGCGTTGCTGTCCGGCAAGACGCCTGCCCATATCGTCAACCCGGAGGTGCCGGGGTCATGA
- a CDS encoding NAD(P)H-dependent amine dehydrogenase family protein: MTYRVVQWSTGNIGKRALGVLIDRDDFDVVGVHAFGADKAGCDAGVLIDGPPIGVTATDDVDALVDLAPDCVCYMPRVIDFELVARLLRSGINVVTTGDFLTGSYRRSERAALQEAADQGGATFLGTGFEPGFIDVVAGFLTGACRRVSSVRLAETLDCTTYPVHDVWKVLGFGRPPKERVARVDPQTQRYGLGYFETLDMIATMLGVQLDSTEGLVENAVLTRDLHLGWTDYAAGTSGGQRRTYRGLRNGRPVIELAICWTMSDDALDPQWEEPKGFSVVIDGEPSVDATIRFGHPGQDVMTVLMDSTAVAAVNAIPFVCDAPPGIITPIDLPIMGSHGALE; the protein is encoded by the coding sequence ATGACTTATCGGGTGGTCCAGTGGTCGACCGGCAACATCGGCAAGCGAGCACTCGGGGTGCTGATCGACCGCGACGATTTCGATGTCGTCGGCGTGCATGCCTTCGGAGCCGACAAAGCGGGTTGTGACGCGGGAGTTCTCATCGACGGGCCGCCGATCGGCGTGACCGCGACCGACGACGTCGACGCTTTGGTCGACCTGGCGCCGGACTGCGTGTGTTACATGCCGCGCGTCATCGACTTCGAATTGGTGGCCCGGCTGCTGCGCAGCGGCATCAACGTGGTGACCACCGGAGACTTCCTGACCGGTTCCTACCGCCGCAGCGAGCGCGCCGCGTTGCAGGAGGCAGCCGACCAGGGCGGCGCGACGTTCTTGGGCACGGGCTTCGAGCCGGGCTTCATCGACGTCGTCGCCGGATTCCTGACCGGGGCGTGCCGGCGTGTGAGCAGTGTGCGGCTGGCCGAAACCCTGGACTGTACAACCTATCCCGTGCACGACGTATGGAAGGTGCTCGGGTTCGGCAGGCCGCCGAAAGAGCGCGTGGCGCGGGTCGATCCGCAGACCCAGCGCTACGGCCTCGGCTACTTCGAGACGCTCGACATGATCGCGACCATGCTCGGCGTGCAGCTCGACTCGACGGAGGGACTGGTCGAGAACGCCGTCCTGACGCGCGATCTGCACCTGGGCTGGACGGACTACGCCGCCGGCACCAGCGGAGGCCAACGCCGTACCTATCGCGGTCTGCGCAACGGCCGCCCGGTGATCGAGCTGGCGATCTGCTGGACGATGAGCGACGATGCGCTCGACCCGCAATGGGAGGAACCTAAGGGATTCAGCGTGGTGATCGACGGCGAACCCTCTGTCGACGCGACGATTCGGTTCGGCCATCCGGGGCAGGACGTGATGACGGTGCTGATGGACAGCACCGCCGTCGCGGCGGTCAACGCCATCCCCTTCGTCTGCGACGCCCCGCCGGGCATCATCACCCCAATCGACCTGCCCATCATGGGATCTCACGGCGCGCTGGAGTAG
- a CDS encoding GNAT family N-acetyltransferase: MTDHDRKAARREIADALLKALERRHEVLDLIVEADDSAAAIEAIVGLLDISHAGAEAVMGLSFDQVTKDSRKIIQAELEDLNKQLSFTLGERPASSGDSLELRAFSAETDRDIFAVRTEDMGAAGDGSGGPAGNLDDEIRSALARVDDEEAAWFVAIDSGEKVGMVFGELLGGEVQVRIWIHPEHRKKGYGTAALRKSRTEMAWCFPAAPLVVRTPAAKPG, translated from the coding sequence ATGACTGACCACGACCGCAAAGCTGCCCGTCGAGAGATCGCGGACGCGCTCTTGAAGGCCCTCGAACGCCGGCACGAAGTACTCGACCTCATCGTGGAGGCCGACGACAGCGCGGCCGCGATCGAGGCGATCGTCGGGTTGCTCGACATATCGCACGCGGGTGCCGAAGCGGTGATGGGCCTGTCCTTCGACCAGGTCACCAAGGACTCGCGCAAGATCATCCAGGCCGAGCTCGAGGATCTCAACAAGCAGCTCAGCTTCACGCTGGGGGAGCGGCCGGCCAGCTCGGGAGACAGCCTGGAGCTGCGCGCGTTTTCCGCCGAGACAGATCGCGATATCTTCGCGGTCCGCACCGAGGACATGGGCGCCGCTGGCGACGGATCCGGGGGACCGGCGGGCAACCTCGACGACGAGATCCGCTCGGCGCTGGCACGGGTCGACGACGAGGAGGCCGCCTGGTTCGTGGCGATCGATTCGGGCGAGAAGGTCGGCATGGTGTTCGGCGAGCTGCTCGGCGGCGAGGTGCAGGTGCGGATCTGGATCCACCCCGAGCACCGCAAGAAGGGTTACGGCACCGCCGCACTGCGCAAGTCGCGCACCGAGATGGCGTGGTGTTTCCCCGCCGCGCCGCTGGTGGTTCGGACCCCGGCCGCCAAACCCGGCTGA
- a CDS encoding class I SAM-dependent methyltransferase, whose translation MTNPDTKRFDGDSWDLASSVGATATAVAARRAMASKGPNPLIDDPFAEPLVNAVGVGAFIRMMNGEVELDDDDPAFTAQRLSEGMAVRTRFFDTFFLDAANAGVRQAVILASGLDTRAYRLPWPAGTVVYEIDQPRVIEFKTRTLADLGAAPTTDLRAVAIDLRDDWVAALRSSGFDSAQPTAWIAEGLLGYLPPDAQDRLFDNITALSAPGSRIGTGYVSDMRDRVEKRGREMSGRWRRMGLNLNWSELVYTGERNDVVAYLGERGWQTTVRSTPEMYACNGFEFPSEPSMAAFGDIKYVSATLN comes from the coding sequence ATGACCAATCCCGACACCAAGCGATTCGACGGCGACAGCTGGGATCTGGCGTCCAGCGTCGGGGCCACGGCGACCGCGGTGGCGGCCCGGCGGGCGATGGCGTCCAAGGGCCCGAACCCGCTGATCGACGACCCCTTCGCCGAGCCCCTGGTCAACGCCGTCGGCGTCGGTGCGTTCATCCGCATGATGAACGGCGAAGTCGAACTCGACGACGACGATCCCGCCTTCACGGCGCAACGGCTCAGCGAGGGCATGGCCGTGCGCACCCGGTTCTTCGACACCTTCTTCCTCGACGCCGCAAACGCCGGTGTGCGCCAAGCGGTCATCCTCGCCTCCGGGCTGGACACCCGCGCCTACCGGCTGCCGTGGCCGGCCGGAACCGTGGTCTATGAGATCGACCAGCCGCGGGTGATCGAGTTCAAGACGCGGACCCTGGCCGATCTGGGCGCCGCCCCGACCACCGATCTCCGGGCGGTCGCAATCGATCTGCGTGACGACTGGGTGGCCGCGTTGCGCAGCAGCGGATTCGACTCGGCCCAGCCGACGGCCTGGATCGCCGAGGGGCTGCTGGGGTACTTGCCGCCCGACGCCCAGGATCGCCTGTTCGACAACATCACCGCGTTGTCGGCTCCCGGCAGCCGGATCGGCACCGGCTACGTCTCCGACATGCGCGACCGCGTCGAGAAGCGGGGTCGCGAGATGAGCGGACGCTGGCGGCGGATGGGGCTGAACCTCAACTGGTCCGAGCTGGTTTACACCGGTGAGCGCAACGACGTGGTGGCCTACCTCGGCGAGCGCGGCTGGCAGACGACGGTGCGCAGCACACCGGAGATGTACGCGTGCAACGGTTTTGAGTTTCCCTCCGAACCATCTATGGCTGCCTTCGGCGACATCAAATACGTTTCCGCGACGTTGAACTAG
- a CDS encoding L-fuculose-phosphate aldolase: MKSVDNPETAVLDAAKDMLRRGLVEGTAGNISARRSDGAIVITPSSVDYRDMQLEDLVLVDPGGAVLQAAQGRAPSSEMQLHLACYQAFDDIGSVIHSHPVWASMFAIAHEPIPACIDEFAVYCGGDVRCADYAASGTPDVGANAVKALEGRGAALIANHGLVAVGPRPDKVLHITALVERTAQIVWGAKALGGPVPIPDEVNRNFAGVYGYLRAHPL, translated from the coding sequence GTGAAATCCGTCGACAACCCGGAGACCGCGGTGCTGGACGCGGCCAAGGACATGCTGCGCCGCGGTCTGGTCGAGGGAACCGCGGGCAACATCTCCGCGCGACGCTCCGACGGCGCCATCGTGATCACCCCGTCGTCGGTCGATTACCGCGACATGCAGCTCGAGGACCTGGTCCTGGTCGACCCCGGGGGCGCCGTGCTGCAGGCCGCGCAGGGCCGGGCGCCGTCGTCGGAGATGCAGCTGCACCTTGCCTGCTATCAGGCGTTCGACGACATCGGCAGCGTCATTCACAGCCATCCCGTGTGGGCCTCCATGTTCGCCATCGCCCACGAGCCGATCCCGGCATGCATCGACGAGTTCGCGGTCTATTGCGGCGGTGACGTCCGCTGCGCCGACTACGCCGCGTCCGGCACGCCCGACGTCGGGGCCAACGCCGTCAAAGCGCTCGAAGGGCGCGGCGCGGCCCTGATCGCCAACCACGGCCTGGTGGCGGTGGGGCCCCGCCCCGACAAAGTCCTGCACATCACCGCCCTGGTGGAGAGGACCGCGCAAATAGTCTGGGGCGCAAAGGCTCTGGGTGGTCCGGTGCCCATTCCCGACGAGGTGAACCGCAACTTCGCCGGCGTCTACGGCTACCTGCGCGCCCATCCGCTGTGA
- a CDS encoding class I SAM-dependent methyltransferase: protein MTRTDQDSWDLASSVGATATMVAAARALASNEASPIIDDPFAAPLVRAVGLDFFRRLVDGEVAPSETSDDGERNLQTETDSIAVRTRFFDDFFLTAARGGIRQSVILAAGLDARAYRLAWPSDSVVYEVDQPKVIEFKSTTMSSLGAAPSAERRTVSVDLRDDWPAALRSNGFDVTQPTAWSAEGLLMYLPPDAQDRLFDNITALSAPGSKLSTEYHGETDTTLTMSDRAKQFSQRWATIGCDIDLSGLFFDGERSNVVDYLTARGWQVHTQPRRELFTEYGRTFPDDETSQLRNIVALTATLG, encoded by the coding sequence ATGACACGCACCGATCAGGACAGCTGGGACCTGGCCTCGAGCGTCGGCGCCACGGCCACGATGGTCGCCGCGGCCCGCGCATTGGCCAGCAATGAGGCCAGCCCGATTATCGACGACCCTTTCGCGGCGCCATTAGTGCGGGCCGTCGGGCTCGATTTCTTCCGCCGGTTGGTCGACGGCGAAGTCGCGCCATCCGAAACGTCGGACGACGGTGAACGGAATTTGCAGACGGAGACCGATTCCATCGCGGTCCGCACTCGCTTCTTCGACGACTTCTTCCTCACTGCCGCCCGGGGCGGCATCCGCCAATCGGTGATTCTGGCGGCGGGTCTCGATGCACGCGCGTACAGATTGGCCTGGCCGAGCGACAGCGTCGTGTACGAAGTCGATCAGCCCAAAGTGATCGAATTCAAGAGCACCACGATGTCGTCACTGGGCGCTGCACCGTCCGCCGAGCGGCGTACCGTCAGCGTAGATCTGCGGGATGACTGGCCGGCCGCGTTGCGCAGCAACGGGTTTGACGTGACGCAGCCGACGGCCTGGAGCGCCGAAGGCCTGCTGATGTACCTGCCACCGGACGCGCAAGACCGGCTGTTCGACAACATCACCGCGCTGTCGGCGCCTGGCAGCAAGTTGTCGACCGAATATCACGGCGAAACGGACACGACGTTGACGATGTCGGATCGCGCAAAGCAGTTCAGCCAGCGGTGGGCGACCATCGGCTGCGACATAGACCTGTCCGGCCTCTTCTTCGACGGCGAGCGCAGCAACGTCGTCGACTACCTGACCGCTCGCGGCTGGCAGGTGCACACCCAGCCCCGGCGCGAGCTGTTCACCGAATACGGCCGCACCTTCCCCGATGACGAGACGTCGCAACTGCGCAACATCGTCGCCCTCACCGCAACCCTGGGATAG
- a CDS encoding methyltransferase domain-containing protein, whose product MDYVTKHHPHDYLPATGHDAFLPAYDVLARPMGMDSVYRQLVRQADIEGGHRILEICCGTGTLTIEAKRAEPSADVIGCDPDPRILATAKRKAVQLAGVRFERAYAERLPYADGEFDRVLSSIGSLGNAVPTLLRTAGFDCPELATKRQRIIGQLTFYQATRPA is encoded by the coding sequence ATGGACTATGTGACGAAACATCATCCACATGACTATCTTCCCGCCACCGGTCACGACGCATTTCTGCCCGCATACGACGTGCTCGCCCGCCCCATGGGCATGGACAGCGTCTATCGACAGCTAGTCCGCCAAGCGGATATCGAGGGCGGTCATCGAATTCTCGAGATATGCTGTGGTACAGGCACTCTCACGATAGAGGCGAAGCGGGCCGAGCCTTCGGCTGACGTGATCGGCTGCGACCCCGACCCACGGATCTTGGCGACTGCGAAGCGAAAGGCGGTTCAATTGGCCGGCGTTCGCTTCGAACGGGCCTACGCCGAACGGCTTCCCTACGCCGACGGCGAATTCGATCGGGTCCTATCGTCGATAGGCAGCCTCGGGAACGCCGTGCCCACGCTGCTGCGGACGGCGGGATTCGACTGCCCGGAACTGGCCACCAAACGGCAACGGATCATCGGCCAACTCACCTTCTATCAGGCCACCCGTCCCGCCTAG